Within Capra hircus breed San Clemente chromosome 7, ASM170441v1, whole genome shotgun sequence, the genomic segment GGTCACTTTTAGAGTGATTTATTTTTCCCATATTAGGGGCATCTCCCTTTTAACTCCATTTACTAATGATAATTCTTTACTTATGTAGTACTTAAACCTCTAATGCTATTCTTCCACAGCAATGGCACAAGCATGATATCGTtgatcattcctcccaaagaccAGATTTCACGAGTGGCAAAAATGTTAGCAGATGAATTTGGAACTGCATCTAACATTAAGTCACGAGTAAACCGCCTTTCAGTCCTGGGAGCCATTACATCTGTACAACAAAGACTCAAACTTTATAACAAAGGTAATCTGGAGCTTGATCATTTACCTCCTCTACTTGGTCTTGGTTGTATTTCCACTTATTTTGTTGTGATGCTTTTGGTCACAAGTGCTTTCTTTACCCAGCCATGAGCTGTGTTCCTTCggtcttttttttccctaagttaTTTTTTGAAAGTTAAGTAGTATGTACTATACTTAATAAATCCTTTTGAAAACATCTCAAGTTTCAAAATTTAAGTGGAGAAATTGTTTGTTCTTTGCAGTACCTCCAAACGGCCTGGTTGTTTACTGTGGTACAATTGTAacggaagaaggaaaggaaaagaaagtcaaCATTGACTTTGAACCTTTCAAACCAATTAATACGTCATTGTATTTGTGTGACAACAAATTCCATACAGAGGTAAGAAGTTAAAACAGAATGTTTTCGTTACCCTAAAAGAAATCCACCATAGCTCTTAGCAGTCACTCCCAGGCCTTCCTCTGTCCCTTCCGCCATACCCCAAGATCTCTCAGCTATAGGCTACCCTTAATCTGTTTTTCTGTGCCTtttgtggcttcttttacttagcgtgttttcagggttcatccatttTGTGGTATGTATTATCCATCATTCTTTGTTTATTACcaaatactgttttccatattttatcTATTCATGGATATGCCACATTTCACTTAATAACATCATTTGGTGAAACTGTCGTTTCCACtgtttggctgttatgaataatactgctttGAACATACGTGTACAAGGTTTTGTACGTCCATATGTTTTCACTGGGGGGCCAGGTATACAAgctagaagtggaatttctgggtcatatagtaattATGTTTAACCATAACCAGTTCAACGATTGGCAGGCTGTTTTCCAAATAACTGTTCTGTTTTATAAGGctggctctttaaaaaaaaaagatacattattATGACAATGAATGACATGAATATTCAGTATATTTGAGGAAAGTGCTAAGCTGGGTTTGAAGAACTAAttagaagcaaagaaataaatgactACCTGATCTCTAGGTCTCCCTATGTATCCATGACACTTGAATATATTTCTTGCATTCTTAGTTTCAGCTCACAAATTATAAAAATCTTCAGTAGTCAGGACCATAAGAGctttttttccccatccattaaaaagaaaaaaacaacttttgaGTGACAGAACTGTCATAATATGATGAACATTAAGGGTAGAAAGGAAACCTCATTAGAGTGACCTAAATCAGTCAATAGTAGAACAATCAGGAATTCACAACTGGCTTCTAGTTCAGTCTCTTGCCTTTCATCGATAGGGGAAAACCTCTATAGTGGAATTAGAACTGACATTTGTCGACACAGTTTACAATGGATGATTCTGCTAACTTGACGGGAAGTTCAATTCCAGTCAGATCTTGAGCGATTGCATAGATGGTGGAGATTTTTCTCTTGGCTGTCACAGCCTCTTCCTGGCAAAAGTTTCATTGGGGAGGCAGTTTGCCACCCTCTTCCCATTAACTGTATCTGCTTTGATAAAAGCAGATTTTGAGTCTTCTTGATTTAAATAGTACATGATACTCATGTTATCTAGTTTTACTTTACTTACCTAAGTTAGCTTCACTGGTTTTTCTAAACCTTAACTCTTTTTCCAAGATACCACTTCATCttaactagctttgtttgttttggctctaACTGTTATAAACTACATATACATGTGGCATACTGAACAACACAACTGAAGTTGTGTTTAATCAGgatatttatatattcttattATGAGGGATAAGTCTATTCCCTGATGAGAACCTAAATTAATCAAGTTATATAACAGAGGTAATTGGGATAaggcaaaatttttttaaacaagttatttatttaaattctggCCCcattctgtggcatgtgggatcttagttccctgaccaggaatcaaacgtgtacctccctgcattggaaaacaGAATCTTAAAGGCAAATTTTTTAATATGCGCAATATTCATGTCTTAATGCTAATTATCAAGTATGCTTTGGTTAAAGAGTGATTCTTAGTGCTTAATCTGCTTTCCAGGCAGTTCATGAAGAGCTGTTTTCTTCCTCAGTTAAATGGTATGGGTAATAATTTCTTAGCTCTATAGAGGCTGCCACCTAGTAATTAGTCATCTACCATGTCTATAGAAGCCAACTCTTGCCCATCTATATGGGTCCCAGATCTATTTTAAAGATCTGCTCTTTCAAAAGGCAGAAATACAATGATACAATACTAACCCAGAAGGATTTTCTCTCATAAAAATTCAGTATTAtgtataatacttttaaaattgaattttagaTATTAATGTTACTCAAGACATAATTAAACATTTCAAAACTAGATCTTTTTATAGATGGTTTCTGGGTTTTGTCCTCAGTGAGTACTCCTATTCTAGAATTGATTTGCAAAAGATTCTTATTAGCCATAGTGAATACTGCTTATTAATGCTGGGGTTATTAATGGTAACAGCAAGTCAACTTTTGGAGGTTAGACTTTGAGTATTATGTTCCCTAGACCACCAGCAGTCTAAAAACAACCTAGGAAGAATTTGATCCCTATAGCTCTGTTAGTTTTGGGTTCCTGTGCCTAGGTCAGCTTTGTAAAAAGGCTTCACGTTGATATTGTTGGTTTTCTCCTGCATCAGGTTCAGATTTGTCTATGAGTTACATATTTACAGCTGAAGCCTTTAAATTACTCCGTGAAATGGTTTTTCTGTAGTACTCCATACCGTTCTGAGTGAATGGAAAGGGCTTGTATATGATCTTTTGGAATTTTGTCTTAATTTTGCAAAGCCTTGAGATTTATGGTGTGGTACCTGTGTTTGCTTTGCAGGCTCTTACAGCACTACTTTCAGATGATAGCAAGTTTGGCTTCATTGTAATAGATGGTAGTGGTGCACTTTTTGGCACACTCcaaggaaatacaagagaagtcCTGCACAAATTCACTGTGGATCTCCCAAAGAAACATGGTAATCTAGGAAGAGAACATGAACACTTTTGCTTTGTGTCCAGCATTAAGGAAGCAAATTGTCTAATAGGGGAAAGTAAACTCAGGTGATGGGAGAAGCATTGTTACTTGTGACTCTTTTGACTACAAAATTAGTGTTCACTCACTAAAAGCGATTTTATTCTGAAAGGAATAGtgattttctcctttccttgggAAATAGCACGGttatataattactttttaattagCAAGGTATCATGTACTTAATAAATGCCTTTTTCTCTCATCACTTTTTTTGTCAAAGGTAGAGGAGGTCAGTCAGCCTTGCGTTTTGCCCGTTTAAGAATGGAAAAGCGACATAACTATGTTCGAAAAGTAGCTGAGACTGCTGTGCAGCTGTTTATTTCTGGGGACAAGGTGAATGTGGCTGGTCTCGTTTTAGCTGGATCAGCTGACTTTAAAACTGAACTAAGTCAATCTGATATGTTTGATCAGGTAAGTGAGAAGTAGATGTTCCATTATGTAAGTTTCTAGGTGGGAGTAGTTGAGTTCTGTGAGTGCTGGGACATGCACATCTCTTTCTTTTACAGTGATAAATTCCATGTTAAAAACCTCGCTCTCTGTTGGCAAAATTTTGTGTGTATTATTAGTAATATTAGGAGATATTCCCCCATGTCTGGACTTACTTTCTTTTGAAATCAGCCATTTGGGGATGGAATCTTTCTTGGCCCTATGTTGGCCCCTGGTTTTAGTAGGTTGCCATAATTGGCTTTAAATTGAAGTTTGATTTCAAAGAAACTAGGAGCTGGTTTTGTAAGTCTAATAGGATGTGCAGTACAGTTGGCTGGGGAGGTGATCTTCATGAGACCTGTTCATGAGTAAGTTGGGCCCCTTCCCCTATAGCCTTCCTCTTGAGGTTTCACTGGTTAGTTTTGCATGCCATTAAGAGGTAACGGGTCTTGGTTAAGGGTGTTCTGAAGTACTAATGATGcgctttttctttttataattttgttttgtgtCAGAGGTTgcaatcaaaagttttaaaattagttgATATATCTTATGGTGGTGAAAATGGATTCAATCAAGCTATTGAATTATCTACTGAGGTCCTCTCCAACGTGAAGTTCATTCAAGAGAAGAAATTAATAGGTATCAGTGAAATACAACTTCTTTACTGTGAAAAGTttttgtatttgtgtatgtaCAAAACAAGACACTGAGAAGGGTAAAAGAGGAAGGTttagcatttttattaaaatcctCCTCAATGgaatcattattttaaatcatcCTTTAGATGTCACGTctaatattaatgtttgtttttcttactgtttttacCCTTTGGCAGTAGGAACCAAACTTCAGTCAAATTTCCCATATTATCCTTTGTTTTAGAGTGATAAATAATTCAAAAGCTCAAATTAAAGATTAATAGGGCCATTGTTTGGCTGTGTTTCCAAtttgacacacacacatttccaaaTGATTATGTACTTGGTCCAGCTGGTACCTCTTGAGACTCAATTTCTGGAACCTTGACTAGTGGTGTGATTTTTCACTAACTTTTGGCAGTTATTTTCAAGTtgaccttttctctttctctgattgTGAGTAAGCAGGTGTATATGTACAAAAAGAAACATTAATATACATTCTTATTGACCTGTCCCTAACCACAGGGCGATACTTCGATGAAATAAGCCAGGACACGGGCAAGTACTGTTTCGGAGTTGAAGATACACTAAAGGCTTTAGAAATGGGAGCTGTAGAGATTCTAATAG encodes:
- the ETF1 gene encoding eukaryotic peptide chain release factor subunit 1; translated protein: MADDPSAADRNVEIWKIKKLIKSLEAARGNGTSMISLIIPPKDQISRVAKMLADEFGTASNIKSRVNRLSVLGAITSVQQRLKLYNKVPPNGLVVYCGTIVTEEGKEKKVNIDFEPFKPINTSLYLCDNKFHTEALTALLSDDSKFGFIVIDGSGALFGTLQGNTREVLHKFTVDLPKKHGRGGQSALRFARLRMEKRHNYVRKVAETAVQLFISGDKVNVAGLVLAGSADFKTELSQSDMFDQRLQSKVLKLVDISYGGENGFNQAIELSTEVLSNVKFIQEKKLIGRYFDEISQDTGKYCFGVEDTLKALEMGAVEILIVYENLDIMRYVLHCQGTEEEKILYLTPEQEKDKSHFTDKETGQEHELIESMPLLEWFANNYKKFGATLEIVTDKSQEGSQFVKGFGGIGGILRYRVDFQGMEYQGGDDEFFDLDDY